A window of uncultured Gellertiella sp. genomic DNA:
GCGGTGCTCAGCCAGTGGAGAAATTCCACCATGGCGGCTCCATCCTGCAGATGCGCGGCGGCCGAGCCGTTGATTTCGGCGGCATTCTTGCAGGCGCGCGGCAGCCGCGCGGGGTCTGTGCCTTCGACCACCTCGCCGCCGGCATCCCGGATGATCTGCATCAGCGCATGGGGGGCAAGATCGGGATCGGCAAGCAGCTTCGCCTTGTCGCGACCGAGCCCTGCCAGTTCGCCTGCCAGATCCTGCGGCGGCAATTGCCGGGCGATCTGGCCGAGATAGGCTTCGACCTCGATGCCGGTCTTGTCCCGGTCGAGAAACAGATCCGGGCGGCGGGTGGCGTGGATGATGGCGCGGGCCAGCGGATGCGGGGTACGCGGCACGTCCCGGCCCCGCAGGTTGAAAATCCAGGCAATCGACGAGGGATCGGTAATCAGCGCCGCATCCTGCCCGCGCTCCTTGAGTTCGGCCATGATCCGGGCGATCTTGGCGGTCGCAAGCTCCCCGGCCTGCGGCAGGTCCTGAATGGCAACCGGCCCCATCGGCGCGGCGGGGCGGTCGGTCCAGATGCGGTCGACCGGGTTGTGGTCGAGCAGCACCAGCGTGCCGCCAATCCCGGCAAGCGCCTTTTCCAGCCGGCCGATATCCGCGCCGGTATGCATCCAGGGATCGAGCCCGAGCCGGAAGCCGCGCGGCCCCTTGCGGCCGAGCCAGACATGCGGCGGTTCATGGACGAGATCGCCGCCGGCAAACACCGTCTGGTCCACCTGCTGGGCAAGCTGGGTGACATAGCGCCCGTCGACGAACACCAGAGCCTCGTTGCGGGTGACAAGCAGGATGCCGGCCGAGCCGGTAAAGCCGGTGACATAGGCAAGCCGTTCGGCACAGGCAGGCACATATTCGCCCTGAAACTCGTCGGCACGCGGCACGAGGATGCCATCGACCCCGGCAGCATCGAAACCGGCCCGGAGCGCCTCGACGCGGGCCTTGCCGAATTCCGGCGTGGCGGTGGTAGCAAAACTTTGGAACATGGGATGATCAACCTCGGGCGATTCACGACCCCCGGACCATAGTACGGAATTGCCCGGGCCGGAATGGCGGGCCAGCGGCCCGGCGGCCGCAATTTGCGAGCATATGACAACAATGATGTGATATGCATAATACGCATGGCTCCCATGTCGCATTGTCGGTTTTTTACCGGATTGAAAATGGTAGAACGCCGCCATCGAAGCGCGGGCGGCAACGACCCGCTTCGGTAGCAATTCATAAGAACCCGGTGTCACCGGTTTCCTGTCGATCTCCTCCTCCCTCCTCCGACAGGAAGCAAGACATCAGGTGCCCGTTCGAGCCACCCTCCTCCTCCCATGGGCTCGCGGGCAGATCAGGTCAGACTGATCGAGGCGGTGCTTTGCGGCACCGCCTTTTTGCTTTTTGCACGCCCGCCCGCATCCGCGCCCGGCTTTACATCCATATCAGGGCCACCTAATCTAATCGTGCCGCCACGCAGTCGGGTGCGCCAAGCAACGGGATCGGGTCTGATGCACAAGAAACTGCCCCTGCCGGGAATCACCCGCCGTGATTTTTTAAGCGGCACGGCGCTTGCCATCGGGGCGGGGCTGACGCCCCTGACGCAGCTTTTTGCCGCCGAAAATGGTGCCCCCTATCCACCGGCACTGACCGGCTTGCGCGGTTCGGCCCCCGGCAGTTTCGAGACCGCCCATGCGCTGGCGCGCGAGGGCAGGACCTTCAATCTCGCGGGCGCCGCCATCGAGGAGAGCCATGATCTGGTCGTGGTCGGTGCGGGGATCAGCGGCCTGTCGGCGGCCTGGTTCTATCGCCGCAAGCATGGCGACAAGGCCCGCATCCTGATTCTCGACAATCACGACGATTTCGGCGGCCACGCCCGGCGCAACGAGTTTACCGTCGATGGCAAGCGGCTTTTGATCGGCTATGGAGGCAGCGAATCGCTGGAAGCACCGACGGAAAATTTCAGCCCGGAAGTCTGGGGCCTGCTTGACGAACTCGGCCTCGACGTGGCGAAATTTGCCGATGCCTTTGACGATAACCTCTACGAAGGCCTTGGGCTTGGCCCGGGCGTGTTTTTCGGCAAGGAAGCATTTGGAACCGACCGTCTGGTACAGGGCGACCCGACCGACTGGTCGACGCGCGATGGCTCTCCCAAAGGGCGGCAATCGGGATCAAGGAAAGATGTCATTTCCGCCTTTCCGATGTCTGAAAAGGCGCGCGCCGAGCTTCTCGCGCTGTTCGAGGACCCCGGCGACTACCTGAAGGGGATGAGTTCCGCCGAAAGGAAGGCGTTTCTGTCGAAAACCAGCTATCGCGACTACCTGTTGACAAAGGCGGGCCTCAGCGAGGAAGCGGTCAGCTATTTCGATGGCGCGACC
This region includes:
- a CDS encoding aminopeptidase P family protein → MFQSFATTATPEFGKARVEALRAGFDAAGVDGILVPRADEFQGEYVPACAERLAYVTGFTGSAGILLVTRNEALVFVDGRYVTQLAQQVDQTVFAGGDLVHEPPHVWLGRKGPRGFRLGLDPWMHTGADIGRLEKALAGIGGTLVLLDHNPVDRIWTDRPAAPMGPVAIQDLPQAGELATAKIARIMAELKERGQDAALITDPSSIAWIFNLRGRDVPRTPHPLARAIIHATRRPDLFLDRDKTGIEVEAYLGQIARQLPPQDLAGELAGLGRDKAKLLADPDLAPHALMQIIRDAGGEVVEGTDPARLPRACKNAAEINGSAAAHLQDGAAMVEFLHWLSTAKPGSITEIDAVKALEAARARVGQRMQNLLRDISFDTISGAGEHAAIMHYRVTNDTDRTIAPGEMLLVDSGGQYVNGTTDITRTIAIGDVPEEQKRLFTLVLKGMIAISTARFPKGTRGQDLDPLARIALWRAGADYAHGTGHGVGSYLSVHEGPQGISRRGTQELLPGMIVSNEPGYYRPGAFGIRIENLLYIREAEEIEGGDIAMLGFETLTFCPIDRSLILTALLTRDELVWLDAYHHQTRERLMPLIADQAVRDWLTEVTAPLRGH